Proteins from a genomic interval of Ficedula albicollis isolate OC2 chromosome 9, FicAlb1.5, whole genome shotgun sequence:
- the AGTR1 gene encoding type-1 angiotensin II receptor, with the protein MIPNYSTEESVKRIHVDCPVSGRHSYIYIMVPTVYSIIFIIGIFGNSLVVIVIYCYMKLKTVASIFLLNLALADLCFLITLPLWAAYTAMEYQWPFGNCLCKLASAGISFNLYASVFLLTSLSIDRYLAIVHPVQSRIRRTMFVARATCVAIWLLAGVASLPVIIHRNIFFAENLNMTVCGFRYESNNTTLRVGLGLSKNLLGFLIPFLIILTSYTLIWKTLKKAYQIQKNKTRNDDIFKMIVAIVFFFFFSWIPHQVFTFLDVLIQLHVITDCKITDIVDTAMPFTICIAYFNNCLNPFFYVFFGKNFKKYFLQLIKYIPPNVSTHPSLTTKMSSLSYRPPENIRLHTKKTAGPFDTN; encoded by the coding sequence ATGATTCCTAATTACTCAACTGAAGAATCTGTTAAAAGAATCCACGTGGACTGTCCTGTTTCAGGAAGGCACAGCTACATCTACATTATGGTTCCAACCGTTTACAGCATCATCTTCATCATAGGCATATTTGGGAACAGCCTGGTCGTTATTGTCATTTACTGCTACATGAAACTGAAAACAGTAGCCAGCATCTTTCTTCTCAACCTGGCGCTGGCTGACCTGTGTTTTTTGATAACTCTGCCGCTCTGGGCGGCCTACACGGCCATGGAGTACCAGTGGCCTTTTGGCAACTGTTTGTGCAAGCTGGCCTCGGCGGGGATCAGCTTCAACCTGTACGCCAGCGTGTTCCTGCTGACGAGCCTGAGCATCGACCGCTACCTGGCCATCGTGCACCCGGTGCAGTCGCGCATCCGCCGCACCATGTTCGTGGCCAGGGCCACCTGCGTGGCCATCTGGCTCCTGGCCGGCGTGGCCAGCCTGCCCGTCATCATCCACCGCAACATCTTCTTCGCTGAGAATTTGAACATGACGGTCTGCGGGTTTCGCTACGAAAGCAACAACACCACGCTCCGGGTCGGGTTAGGTTTATCCAAAAATTTGCTGGGCTTTTTGATTCCTTTTCTGATCATATTAACGAGCTACACCTTGATTTGGAAGACTCTGAAGAAGGCATATCAAATTCAAAAAAATAAGACTAGAAATGATGATATTTTTAAGATGATTGTGgcaattgtatttttctttttcttttcctggattCCTCATCAAGTGTTCACTTTTCTGGATGTGTTGATTCAATTACATGTAATAACAGATTGCAAAATCACCGATATTGTGGATACAGCTATGCCCTTCACCATTTGTATTGCTTACTTTAACAACTGCCTGAATccttttttttatgtttttttcggaaaaaactttaaaaagtacttCCTTCAGCTGATAAAATACATCCCACCGAACGTCAGCACACATCCAAGCCTAACAACCAAAATGAGCTCCCTCTCCTATCGGCCACCAGAAAATATCCGCTTGCACACTAAAAAGACTGCCGGGCCTTTCGACACCAATTGA